The sequence TCCATGTTCCTCTAATGAGACTGGTAAGGATTGAGGAGAAGATTGTTTTGAGAGTAAGAGATGATTTAAGCTTCtccaactgaagcaaaatcgaccAAAACCAGTGTTGATTTAATGATTCATATACTTTCTGTACGAAATGTAAACGGGTTTAAAACCAACTTAAGATAttctgagaagaaaaagaatatgacGCACAAATTGATTGAACACCGGAAATACCCTTTTCCATATAGTCAGGAACAATTAACTACCAAGGCACATGGCGTTATTCTATTTGTCCCTCACGCCCTCTTCAAAATCTGCCCCCATCAAAAAAAAATCCACTTCTCGACCGTACAACACTCCTCTAACGAGGGTATATTTCACGTattcttctgattggttgattatttaactgatggtcCCAGtaccctccatgtttagaatcacgactctcgttacataactccctaaattaaatcaagggtagagattgaaatataaaatatacactcgttaaagAGTGTGCACGAATTTGTACTCGCTCCTGGAGCACCTTTAGTATACCAACGACATTGCTTCCATCAGTCACACCCCTTACTAAATTTAGGATAAATTCTCATTTTATCCCTTTCTCGATTTTGGGGTGTCTACAGCATGCACCTTATGTCCCGTGCCAGCACAAAATGATATCTAGCTACGTGCATGGATTGAAACGAGGCTTTCTTTGTAGGGCTCAGCATTGCACACATTACCTAAATTGCGATCCTCCCTTTGACCCGTAGCAAAGTTGTATATTGGCATACCATCAGCCACCATTAAAAGTCCAAACTCGCCATTCCTTGTAGACGCAAATGGGGGATTGTAGGGACTATCCCACAAGGGTCCGATACTGTAAAGTTTATCACAAGACTCCTCCATATCGTAATCATTCAGAACCCTCCTATCCCACAAGGGTCCGATAGTATAAAGTGTAGCCCAAGACTCCTCCTTCATATTGTAATCATTCAGAACCCATACTTCAAAGAAATCGCAGTCACGATCCTTTGTGCAGGCCAGTTTATCACCTATTGAATATAAGTGGGTCAGACGAGAGCCTGGTACGTTACTACCAGCTGGAGCCGGAAATTTTCTAAATATCTCGTTGTTAAAATCGAATGAAAGTATCCCCAAATCACTATATACATCTGGGTAACAGTAGTCGACGCCTAAGATGAAATAATTGCCATTCAGATATAGTCCTTGCTTATAATCATATAGACTTGGACAATGGGTAGGCAGATCCACGTCTATCCATCTCCAAGAATCAGTATTAAGGCTGTAAATTTGAACTTTACGAGCACAATCTAAAGGGTATTTGTGCGTCCACCCCTGTTGTTTGTATGACGTGACCAGCAGCACTTTGTAATCCTTGTTTTCGACGTCCAATCCGAAGCCAACAAAATCCTCATGTAAATTTCCATTACTTAACGGTTTTGGGAGAAGTCTGAATTGTCTCGTAGCAGGGTTCCAGAGACCAATATCCTTGGCTTTCTTATCATGTATGCATATTATCCCGTGACAGGATGCTACCATTATTCCTCGAGAATCATCAGATTCCTTATTATTAAAACATGGCGGCTTACCTAGATCTTCGAATACATCCAAGCTTTCATCACCggaaagaaagaaaaactgaTCTAATGTGTGGCGTTGGCAGATGAAGGTGCCTAACTTGGATTTTATATCTAGCTTATCTGCATGGCGATAGATGAAATCAGAGCTTTTGATGAGTTTATACCATGACTTACATACAGACTTGAAACGCAACAACGATCTAACTGGGAGACGCATCAAAATTTCAAAGATCACATCTTCGGGCAGAAAAACACAGCCAGTACTACCCATAAGTTGATGGTTCCCTGATTAAAAATATATTTGCAGCAACCTGCTAATCCGTCAACAGATCCAAATATATATTGATTAGTTGATAAGTTGAAGATCTAAATATAATAATATAAGTTAAAAAAATTTAAGAAGACAATTAATTAACTCTTTGCGACGTCATGTATGTAAAAATTCTTGTATGAATAAAAACGTGTATCACAGAAGAGTATTTATAGGCAACGACATATAAAGACACAATCCTAAACCAATACTGACAACAGAAACTAAATCCTATTCAAATCATAATATTATAACCTATCTCTTTTTTTCTCAGGACGTTTGTATATTTTTCATACTTTCACAGCTCCTCTGACTCCTCTCAACACTGATATATATACTTATTGTTACACTTTGGGGAGTCCAATTTACCCATGGTTGCTGAACGAGCAACTCTTTTCCAGTCGCCATCCCCTTAaaaatttaatttgattttggaAATTGGTATTAGGAATATTATGTAAGGGGTTGTTTGGTAATcattattttaattgattatcaGCTTATAATCtattatgcagattataatggattctatatgCGTTTGGTAACCATATAATAACtgcttattttaattataattgaaaaaaatccattatttttaTAAACAggaaaaagttgttttgaaaatttattataatcaagaAGAGACAGAAAAACAACGTATGACTAAAAAAATATCCTAGATTCTTGTTCTTTGCTCTCCTTTTTGAGATCatcattctaagataatcaattatctgaaaaaaagtgtttggaattttttttaaaatgattatatcaaaatcagttatcaatttatgattatctataatcataaattttaccaaacaaggcctaATTGTCAAAGTCAAGTCAGTCTGACTTTGACAATAGAAGTCAATAGTCTTTGTGTTTGTTATCAGACACGTTAAATATGTCTGAGTTCTCTTTGTATTGTTTTATCAACTCTATTACACATTCAATATTGCAATAAACTTCTTCTGGTTTTTCTAAAAGTTTCTTGTCTTCTGTTAATATCATGACAGGATCATTTCTTATGGTATCAGATTAG comes from Papaver somniferum cultivar HN1 chromosome 7, ASM357369v1, whole genome shotgun sequence and encodes:
- the LOC113293960 gene encoding F-box/kelch-repeat protein At3g23880-like → MGSTGCVFLPEDVIFEILMRLPVRSLLRFKSVCKSWYKLIKSSDFIYRHADKLDIKSKLGTFICQRHTLDQFFFLSGDESLDVFEDLGKPPCFNNKESDDSRGIMVASCHGIICIHDKKAKDIGLWNPATRQFRLLPKPLSNGNLHEDFVGFGLDVENKDYKVLLVTSYKQQGWTHKYPLDCARKVQIYSLNTDSWRWIDVDLPTHCPSLYDYKQGLYLNGNYFILGVDYCYPDVYSDLGILSFDFNNEIFRKFPAPAGSNVPGSRLTHLYSIGDKLACTKDRDCDFFEVWVLNDYNMKEESWATLYTIGPLWDRRVLNDYDMEESCDKLYSIGPLWDSPYNPPFASTRNGEFGLLMVADGMPIYNFATGQREDRNLGNVCNAEPYKESLVSIHARS